The proteins below are encoded in one region of Methanosarcina barkeri 3:
- a CDS encoding PAS domain S-box protein, whose translation MGHDSRVSGTDITKDIFWGTHFCQLYQTKEDLVDTLVSYFKAGLENNEFCLWITSQLLDIEEAKEALRKVVPDIDTCLEKGQIEFISCMSWYSENGILNSEKVLNVWIEKLNQALIKGYDGVRLTEDVSWLKKENWNDLDNYNKEIDRIIGNYHITYLCTYSLDRLSATEVIDVVSKHKFALIKRDGKWEQIENSRWRKAEYNTQILADIMELSDDAIITESLDGTITSWSRGAERIYGYSAKEILGKSVSILDPPILVEEVKELTELVKQEDRIHHYETLQLRKNGKIIDVSLTLSPIFEDSGNPMAVLIIAKDLSKSKRSKERFQKSEEIYRVVTQQTGQLIYDYDLITDKCSWVGAIEEVTGYKFEEFQKLGKYVWSTNIESLNGNFVDVKHQNIRETTNRFKEELRLRRKDGTYIYIENKGIYLTDNEGRPYEAIGVIKDITDWKLAIKKVEESEEKYRSFAQNFQGIIYQRDENFVPMFLHGAVEEITGYTERELITRIKWKDLIYEDDLPLVFKEEEKVHKFPSTGYGNIEYRIRHRDGRIRWIHEIFQKIKETDQKSEFYQGTIYDVTEKKETEKTLQNIETARKKEIHHRIKNNLQVISSLLDLQAEKFQDKECIKDSEILEAFGESQNRVLSMSLIHEELYKGKGTDTLNFSEYIKNLAKNLLQTYSLRSENVHLNMDLEENAFFDMDIAVPLGIIVNELFSNSLKYAFNEGEKGEIQIRLCRQEKNNETHKSLFNLTISDNGKGISENVEFENVESLGLQLVSLLVDQLDGEIKLNRDCGTEFVITFKVTEDL comes from the coding sequence ATGGGACACGATAGTAGGGTCTCCGGTACTGATATTACTAAAGATATTTTTTGGGGAACACATTTCTGTCAACTCTATCAGACAAAAGAAGATTTAGTAGATACTTTAGTTTCTTATTTCAAAGCAGGATTAGAAAACAATGAATTTTGCCTCTGGATCACCTCACAGCTTTTGGATATAGAAGAAGCAAAAGAAGCTCTTAGAAAAGTCGTTCCTGATATTGATACTTGTCTTGAAAAAGGGCAAATTGAGTTTATCTCTTGCATGAGCTGGTACTCTGAAAATGGAATTCTTAATTCCGAGAAAGTCCTAAATGTCTGGATTGAGAAGCTTAACCAGGCCTTAATCAAAGGTTATGACGGAGTGAGGCTGACCGAAGACGTTTCATGGTTGAAAAAAGAAAACTGGAATGATCTTGACAATTATAACAAAGAAATAGATAGAATCATCGGTAACTACCATATAACATATCTCTGCACCTATTCTCTTGACAGACTTAGTGCAACTGAAGTTATTGACGTGGTTTCCAAACATAAATTTGCTTTAATCAAGAGAGACGGGAAGTGGGAACAGATTGAAAACTCCAGGTGGAGAAAGGCAGAGTACAATACTCAGATACTTGCAGATATTATGGAGTTGTCTGATGATGCAATTATAACTGAGTCCCTCGATGGAACTATTACCAGCTGGAGTAGAGGTGCGGAGCGAATTTATGGTTATTCGGCTAAAGAAATTTTGGGAAAGTCCGTATCTATCCTTGATCCACCCATATTAGTTGAAGAAGTAAAAGAATTAACTGAACTCGTTAAACAGGAAGACAGAATACATCATTATGAGACTTTACAGTTAAGAAAAAACGGTAAAATAATAGACGTCTCACTCACTCTTTCTCCAATTTTCGAGGATTCTGGAAATCCAATGGCTGTTTTAATCATCGCTAAGGATTTATCTAAAAGTAAAAGATCAAAAGAAAGATTCCAGAAAAGTGAGGAAATATATAGAGTTGTCACACAACAGACAGGGCAGTTGATATATGACTATGATTTAATAACAGATAAATGTAGTTGGGTAGGTGCCATAGAAGAAGTTACAGGATATAAATTTGAAGAATTTCAGAAGCTTGGCAAGTATGTTTGGAGTACAAATATTGAGTCTTTAAATGGGAACTTTGTAGACGTAAAACACCAGAATATCAGAGAGACTACAAATAGATTTAAAGAAGAACTAAGGTTGAGACGAAAAGATGGAACATATATTTATATAGAAAATAAAGGGATCTACCTTACGGATAATGAGGGTCGGCCTTACGAGGCTATAGGAGTAATTAAAGATATTACGGATTGGAAACTTGCAATTAAAAAAGTAGAAGAGAGTGAAGAGAAATACCGATCTTTTGCACAGAATTTCCAGGGGATTATTTACCAGCGTGATGAAAACTTTGTTCCTATGTTTCTTCATGGGGCTGTTGAAGAAATCACCGGGTATACGGAAAGGGAGCTAATTACACGGATCAAGTGGAAAGACTTAATCTATGAAGATGACTTACCTCTCGTTTTCAAAGAAGAAGAAAAAGTCCACAAATTTCCATCCACAGGTTATGGAAACATTGAATATCGAATCAGACACAGGGATGGAAGAATCAGATGGATTCATGAAATTTTCCAGAAAATCAAAGAAACAGATCAAAAATCAGAGTTCTACCAGGGTACGATTTATGATGTGACTGAAAAAAAAGAGACAGAAAAAACTCTTCAAAATATTGAAACTGCTCGTAAAAAGGAAATTCATCATCGAATCAAGAATAACCTGCAGGTAATTTCGTCCCTTCTTGATCTACAGGCTGAAAAGTTCCAGGATAAAGAGTGTATTAAAGACTCGGAGATTCTCGAAGCCTTTGGAGAAAGTCAAAACAGAGTTCTTTCGATGTCTCTTATCCATGAAGAACTTTATAAAGGGAAAGGGACCGATACACTAAACTTTTCGGAATACATCAAAAATTTAGCTAAAAATCTTTTGCAGACTTACAGCCTTAGAAGTGAAAATGTCCACCTGAATATGGACCTGGAAGAGAATGCATTCTTTGATATGGATATTGCTGTCCCCCTAGGAATAATTGTCAATGAACTTTTTTCTAACTCACTCAAATATGCATTTAATGAAGGTGAAAAGGGTGAAATCCAAATCCGGCTTTGCAGGCAAGAAAAGAATAATGAAACGCACAAATCTCTTTTCAACCTGACAATTTCGGATAACGGAAAAGGAATTTCTGAAAATGTGGAATTCGAAAATGTTGAGTCTCTCGGATTACAATTAGTAAGCCTTCTTGTTGATCAGCTGGACGGAGAAATTAAACTTAATCGAGATTGTGGGACAGAATTTGTAATTACTTTTAAAGTAACGGAAGATTTATAA